The following are encoded in a window of Bradyrhizobium guangdongense genomic DNA:
- the fabA gene encoding bifunctional 3-hydroxydecanoyl-ACP dehydratase/trans-2-decenoyl-ACP isomerase — translation MPNPHDFHTPQPSYSKDELLRSSEGGYFGPGNAQLPAPPMLMMDRITEISLNGGEFGKGHIVGELDIVPDHWFFDCHYRGDAMMPGSLGLDAMWQMIGYWLGWSGSPGKGRAIGVGEVEVTGAVTPETRSVRYEVAMRMVRRGKLVLGIADGRVVADGVCVFVAKDMRVGLTKAAD, via the coding sequence GTGCCCAATCCCCATGATTTTCACACGCCGCAGCCGTCCTACAGCAAGGACGAGCTGCTGAGATCGAGCGAAGGCGGCTATTTCGGGCCGGGCAACGCGCAATTGCCGGCGCCGCCGATGCTCATGATGGACCGGATCACCGAGATCAGCCTGAATGGCGGCGAATTCGGCAAGGGCCACATCGTCGGCGAGCTCGACATCGTGCCGGATCATTGGTTCTTCGACTGCCACTATCGCGGTGACGCGATGATGCCGGGAAGTCTGGGCCTGGACGCGATGTGGCAGATGATCGGCTATTGGCTCGGCTGGTCGGGTTCGCCGGGCAAGGGCCGCGCCATCGGCGTCGGCGAGGTCGAGGTGACGGGAGCGGTCACGCCGGAAACACGATCAGTGCGCTACGAGGTCGCCATGCGCATGGTCCGGCGCGGCAAGCTCGTGCTCGGAATTGCCGACGGTCGCGTGGTTGCGGACGGTGTCTGCGTCTTCGTCGCAAAGGACATGCGTGTTGGCCTGACCAAGGCCGCGGATTGA
- a CDS encoding FAD-dependent oxidoreductase — protein MEADTPQRTPRHSVRTRCCIVGGGPAGMMLGYLLGRAGIDVVVLEKHADFFRDFRGDTVHPSTLQVMDELGLIDGFLRLPHQRLQTLDGLIGGSKVRIADLRRLHTKYPFIAFMPQWDFLNFLREAGKRFTSLKVLMNTEAVDLILHGEVIAGVRATTPDGIVDIEADLTIACDGRHSTVRERAGLSVEEIGAPMDVLWFRVGRTPDQSENLFARVETGKMMVTFDRGDYWQCAYVIAKGQYDAVKARGLPALLDDVVRMAPILKQGIAEVKSFDDVKLLTVAINRLKRWTRPGLLLIGDAAHAMSPVGGVGVNLAVQDAVATANLLADKLSRGCPTEDELDAVRRRRAFPVKMTQAMQVVVQNNIISGALKGGDRPLKVPLIVRLITALPWLQRIPARFIAIGVRPEHVHSPRRNPSAGIR, from the coding sequence ATGGAAGCAGATACGCCACAGCGGACCCCGCGTCACTCCGTGAGAACCCGGTGTTGCATCGTTGGCGGGGGCCCCGCCGGCATGATGCTCGGCTATCTCCTCGGACGGGCCGGCATCGATGTCGTGGTGCTGGAGAAGCACGCCGATTTCTTCCGCGACTTTCGCGGCGACACCGTGCATCCTTCGACGCTTCAGGTGATGGACGAACTCGGCTTGATCGACGGCTTTCTCAGGCTGCCGCATCAGCGCCTGCAGACCTTGGACGGCCTGATCGGCGGCAGCAAGGTACGGATCGCCGATTTGCGCCGGCTACATACGAAGTACCCGTTCATCGCCTTCATGCCGCAATGGGATTTCCTGAATTTCCTGCGCGAGGCCGGTAAGCGCTTCACCTCGCTCAAGGTGCTGATGAACACGGAAGCCGTCGACCTGATCCTCCACGGCGAGGTCATCGCCGGCGTGCGCGCCACGACGCCCGATGGCATCGTCGACATCGAGGCCGATCTCACCATCGCCTGTGACGGCCGGCACTCGACGGTGCGCGAGCGTGCGGGGCTCAGCGTGGAGGAGATCGGCGCGCCGATGGATGTATTGTGGTTCCGGGTGGGACGAACGCCCGACCAGAGCGAGAATTTGTTCGCGCGTGTCGAAACCGGCAAGATGATGGTCACCTTCGATCGCGGCGACTATTGGCAATGCGCCTATGTCATCGCCAAGGGGCAATATGATGCGGTGAAGGCGAGGGGGTTGCCGGCGCTGCTCGACGACGTCGTGCGCATGGCGCCGATCCTCAAGCAGGGCATCGCCGAGGTGAAGAGTTTTGACGACGTCAAATTGCTGACGGTCGCCATCAATCGCTTGAAACGCTGGACGCGACCCGGATTGCTTCTGATCGGCGATGCCGCGCATGCGATGTCGCCGGTCGGCGGCGTCGGCGTCAATCTGGCTGTGCAGGACGCGGTCGCGACCGCGAACCTGCTTGCGGACAAATTGAGCCGCGGTTGCCCCACCGAGGATGAGCTCGATGCCGTCAGGCGACGCCGCGCGTTCCCCGTGAAGATGACGCAGGCCATGCAGGTGGTCGTGCAGAACAACATCATCAGCGGCGCGCTGAAGGGTGGCGATCGGCCGCTCAAGGTGCCGCTGATCGTGCGGCTGATCACCGCCCTGCCGTGGCTTCAGCGTATCCCGGCGCGCTTCATTGCGATCGGCGTCCGGCCCGAGCACGTGCATTCGCCGCGCCGCAATCCCAGCGCAGGGATCCGGTAG
- a CDS encoding GGDEF domain-containing protein encodes MVKVLDEHERTMAFAEVALGQIRSLKQTAIPRNYEIWYVYATGYNAPLNKIINETLARHGKLTEADLEQIYDTYLSHIKTTDRIDKVGARVIGEIDDVMTVLSNALGMTGTYDASLSGASEQLSSASSREQIKAIVEALLRSTGEMRETNKALEDRLTLSKNEISNLQQSLEAIRAESLTDPLTGLGNRKYFDRMIGMAVQSALAGDEPLSLLLLDIDHFKSFNDSYGHLTGDQVLRLVGLSLKQTIKGQDITARYGGEEFAVVLPNTALRQALTVADHIRRAVMAKELKKKSTGEILGRVTISVGVSMLKQGDDTDALIERADACLYAAKRNGRNRVICEADPEYAVETHNQVA; translated from the coding sequence GTGGTCAAAGTGCTCGATGAACACGAACGCACGATGGCGTTCGCCGAGGTGGCGCTCGGTCAGATCCGGTCGCTGAAGCAGACCGCAATTCCCCGCAATTACGAGATCTGGTACGTCTACGCGACCGGCTACAACGCACCGCTCAACAAGATCATCAACGAGACGCTCGCGCGCCACGGCAAGCTGACCGAAGCCGATCTCGAGCAGATCTACGACACCTATCTCTCCCATATCAAAACGACCGACCGTATCGACAAGGTCGGCGCGCGCGTGATCGGCGAGATCGACGACGTCATGACGGTGTTAAGCAACGCACTCGGCATGACCGGCACCTACGACGCCAGCCTGTCGGGCGCCAGCGAGCAACTCTCCTCGGCGAGCAGCCGCGAGCAGATCAAGGCGATCGTCGAAGCGCTGTTGCGCTCGACCGGCGAAATGCGCGAGACCAACAAGGCGCTGGAAGACCGGCTGACCCTGTCGAAGAACGAGATCAGCAATCTCCAGCAGAGCCTGGAAGCGATCCGCGCCGAGAGCCTGACCGATCCCTTGACCGGTCTCGGCAACCGTAAATATTTCGACCGCATGATCGGCATGGCCGTGCAGAGCGCGCTTGCCGGCGACGAGCCGCTCTCGCTGCTGCTGCTCGACATCGACCATTTCAAGTCGTTCAACGATTCCTATGGCCACCTCACCGGCGATCAGGTGCTGCGGCTGGTCGGCCTGTCGCTGAAGCAGACCATCAAGGGCCAGGACATCACGGCGCGCTACGGCGGCGAGGAGTTCGCGGTGGTGCTGCCCAACACCGCGCTGCGCCAGGCTCTCACCGTCGCCGACCACATCCGCCGCGCCGTAATGGCGAAGGAGTTGAAGAAGAAGTCGACCGGCGAGATCCTCGGCCGCGTCACCATTTCCGTTGGCGTATCGATGCTGAAGCAGGGCGACGACACCGACGCGCTGATCGAGCGCGCCGATGCCTGCCTCTACGCGGCCAAGCGCAATGGCCGCAACCGCGTGATCTGCGAAGCCGATCCGGAATACGCGGTCGAGACGCATAACCAGGTGGCATGA
- a CDS encoding outer membrane protein: protein MRNKLIAAFACTTALVTTGAASAADLAARPYTKAPAYIEPLFNWTGFYVGGHIGGAWTNEQFINNGTGAAFGDLTPGQGYRQRNSGVMGGAQIGYNWQANNYVFGMEGTISGLDNKGSFRNTAFGPANDVFSWRANVLATVVGRAGFAVQNNLFYIKGGYAGVNNRLSVTDPVVTGTGGQTHWANGWTVGAGWEYGITRNWIVGLEYNYAAFGSQTYQLGGTAGNYTFDAKPRDIQWAVVRASYKFDAPVIARY, encoded by the coding sequence ATGCGTAACAAATTGATTGCCGCCTTCGCCTGCACGACCGCTCTGGTTACGACCGGTGCTGCTTCCGCCGCCGATCTCGCCGCGCGTCCCTACACCAAGGCTCCCGCCTATATCGAGCCGCTGTTCAACTGGACCGGCTTCTATGTCGGCGGCCATATCGGCGGCGCCTGGACCAACGAGCAGTTCATCAACAACGGCACGGGTGCGGCGTTCGGCGATCTGACGCCGGGCCAGGGCTATCGCCAGCGCAACTCGGGTGTCATGGGCGGCGCCCAGATCGGCTACAATTGGCAGGCCAACAACTACGTGTTCGGCATGGAAGGGACGATCTCCGGCCTCGACAACAAGGGTTCGTTCAGGAACACTGCTTTCGGCCCCGCCAACGATGTCTTCTCCTGGCGCGCCAACGTTCTTGCCACCGTCGTCGGTCGCGCCGGCTTCGCGGTTCAGAACAACCTCTTCTACATCAAGGGCGGCTACGCCGGCGTGAACAACAGGCTCTCGGTGACCGACCCCGTCGTGACGGGCACCGGCGGTCAGACTCACTGGGCCAATGGCTGGACCGTGGGCGCCGGCTGGGAGTACGGCATCACCCGCAACTGGATCGTCGGCCTCGAGTACAATTACGCGGCGTTCGGCAGCCAGACCTATCAGCTCGGCGGCACCGCGGGTAACTACACCTTCGATGCCAAGCCGCGCGATATCCAATGGGCCGTCGTGCGCGCCAGCTACAAGTTCGACGCGCCAGTGATCGCGCGCTACTGA
- a CDS encoding HesB/IscA family protein, with product MTQATPASTPKPRRPRPQVMRLTDAAAQRISELTQRADSEIVGLRVGVKNGGCAGQSYTVEYAHEIRPTDEVVEDKGVKILVDPKAVLFLLGTEMDYKADKMQAQFVFNNPNQISACGCGESVELRPAKIDG from the coding sequence ATGACCCAGGCGACACCAGCTTCGACACCAAAGCCCCGGCGTCCGCGCCCTCAGGTGATGCGGCTAACGGACGCCGCAGCCCAGCGCATCAGCGAGCTGACGCAGCGTGCGGACTCCGAGATCGTCGGCCTGCGCGTCGGCGTGAAGAACGGCGGCTGTGCCGGCCAGTCCTACACGGTCGAATATGCCCACGAGATCCGCCCGACCGACGAGGTCGTCGAGGACAAGGGCGTCAAGATCCTGGTCGATCCCAAGGCCGTGCTGTTTCTGCTCGGCACCGAGATGGACTACAAGGCCGACAAGATGCAGGCCCAGTTCGTCTTCAACAACCCCAACCAGATCTCCGCCTGCGGCTGCGGCGAGTCTGTCGAACTGCGTCCCGCCAAGATCGACGGGTAG
- a CDS encoding SDR family NAD(P)-dependent oxidoreductase, which translates to MTSNRFDLRGKVAIVTGGNGGIGLGLAHGLADAGADIAVIGRNEAKSAAAVADLRARGVKAISVTTDVTDKAAVAAMIDRVVRELGRIDVLINNAGMSIRKPPHELELDEWNKVIDTNLTSAFVCSKLAYPALKASGNGKVINIGSMMSIFGASFATAYAASKGGIVQYTRACANAWAPDNIQVNAILPGWIDTDLTRGARKQVSGLHERVLARTPAGRWGDIDDFAGIAVFLASPASNFVTGTAIPVDGGFSIMA; encoded by the coding sequence ATGACATCCAACCGGTTCGATCTCCGCGGCAAAGTCGCGATCGTCACAGGCGGCAATGGCGGCATTGGGCTCGGGCTCGCGCATGGGCTGGCCGACGCCGGCGCCGATATCGCCGTGATCGGACGCAATGAAGCCAAATCGGCGGCAGCCGTCGCCGATCTCAGGGCACGCGGTGTGAAGGCGATATCGGTCACCACCGACGTCACCGACAAGGCGGCGGTCGCCGCCATGATCGACCGCGTCGTCAGGGAGCTCGGCCGCATCGACGTTCTGATCAACAACGCCGGCATGAGCATCCGCAAGCCGCCGCACGAGCTCGAGCTCGACGAGTGGAACAAGGTGATCGACACCAACCTCACCAGCGCTTTCGTCTGCTCGAAACTGGCGTATCCGGCGCTCAAGGCATCCGGCAACGGCAAGGTGATCAATATCGGCTCGATGATGTCGATCTTCGGTGCGAGCTTTGCGACCGCCTATGCCGCGAGCAAGGGCGGCATCGTGCAGTACACGCGCGCCTGTGCCAATGCCTGGGCACCCGATAACATCCAGGTCAATGCCATCCTGCCGGGCTGGATCGACACCGATCTCACCCGGGGCGCGCGCAAGCAGGTGTCGGGCTTGCACGAGCGCGTGCTGGCGCGCACGCCCGCGGGGCGCTGGGGCGACATCGACGATTTCGCCGGCATCGCCGTGTTCCTCGCCTCCCCAGCCTCGAACTTCGTCACGGGGACCGCGATCCCCGTCGATGGCGGCTTCTCGATCATGGCCTGA
- a CDS encoding caspase family protein: MTRRFLRTLAVLGLAASLSGVTGAAHAEKRVALVVGNNDYKNVPKLLKAVNDARTMGDTLKQLGFQVMVAENQNRQQFTETLLAFDRAIEPGDTAFFFYAGHGFEIAGQNYLLPTDVPAATEGQEELVRDASILADRVVERLQNKKARTSILVFDACRNNPFERSGTRAVAGGGGLAPMTQLPEGVFSVFSAGPRQTALDRLSNDDSNPNSVFTRTFAKELLQPGENLVQVAQHTRRLVSEMADTVKHKQVPVYFDQMVDDVFLSGAAKDAATAARPADSPPQKVAALPPVSVPRVPREETTNAPIASFSRHNGGWSVTFSFADPTVGISWRMAGNSDFRETGFMDTLDPRTRKRMPNPSIELPADAQAGTIEVRYVDAAGDMQGPFPIKFDPEAALIRDQRKILDMTATSWLSFRQFNGLLVYYSHLLSYRCAIREARIGIDTAVPDKVLKLPPCDLRDPSAITAGMQLYEKLPAATQFMSVELTYRDGSVSEVKTFRTANRSNN, translated from the coding sequence ATGACGCGGCGGTTTTTGAGGACTCTGGCAGTGCTCGGCCTGGCGGCGAGCCTCAGCGGTGTCACAGGCGCCGCACATGCCGAAAAGCGCGTCGCGCTCGTCGTCGGCAACAACGACTACAAGAACGTTCCAAAACTCCTGAAGGCCGTGAACGACGCCCGCACCATGGGCGACACGCTGAAGCAGCTCGGCTTCCAGGTGATGGTCGCCGAAAACCAGAACCGTCAGCAATTTACCGAGACGCTGCTTGCCTTCGACCGGGCCATCGAGCCCGGCGACACCGCGTTCTTCTTCTATGCCGGCCACGGCTTCGAGATCGCGGGCCAGAACTATCTGCTGCCGACCGACGTGCCGGCGGCGACCGAAGGCCAGGAAGAGCTGGTGCGCGATGCCTCCATTCTGGCGGATCGCGTGGTGGAGCGTCTCCAGAACAAGAAGGCACGCACCTCGATCCTGGTGTTCGATGCCTGCCGCAACAATCCGTTCGAACGATCGGGTACGCGCGCGGTCGCCGGCGGCGGCGGGCTTGCGCCGATGACGCAATTGCCCGAGGGCGTGTTCTCGGTGTTCTCCGCCGGCCCGCGCCAGACCGCGCTCGATCGGCTTTCCAACGACGATTCAAATCCCAATTCGGTGTTCACGCGCACCTTCGCCAAGGAGCTGCTGCAGCCCGGCGAAAACCTCGTGCAGGTCGCGCAGCACACGCGCCGCCTGGTCAGCGAGATGGCCGACACCGTCAAGCACAAGCAGGTGCCGGTTTATTTCGACCAGATGGTCGACGACGTTTTCCTCAGCGGTGCGGCCAAGGACGCAGCAACCGCTGCGCGACCGGCCGATTCGCCGCCGCAGAAGGTCGCCGCGCTGCCGCCGGTCTCGGTGCCGCGCGTGCCGCGGGAGGAGACCACCAACGCGCCGATCGCGAGCTTCTCGCGCCACAACGGCGGCTGGAGCGTGACGTTCTCCTTCGCCGATCCCACGGTCGGCATTTCCTGGCGCATGGCAGGCAATAGCGATTTCCGCGAGACCGGTTTCATGGACACCCTCGATCCGCGCACACGCAAGCGGATGCCGAACCCCTCGATCGAGCTGCCTGCGGATGCGCAGGCCGGCACCATCGAGGTTCGCTACGTCGACGCCGCCGGCGACATGCAGGGCCCGTTCCCGATCAAGTTCGACCCTGAAGCCGCGCTGATCCGCGATCAGCGCAAGATCCTCGACATGACCGCCACGAGCTGGCTCTCGTTCCGCCAGTTCAACGGCCTGCTGGTCTATTATTCCCATCTGCTGTCGTATCGCTGCGCGATCCGCGAAGCGCGGATCGGCATCGACACGGCGGTGCCTGACAAGGTGCTGAAACTGCCGCCCTGCGATCTGCGCGATCCGTCTGCCATCACTGCCGGCATGCAGCTCTATGAGAAGCTGCCAGCAGCGACGCAGTTCATGTCCGTCGAACTGACTTATCGGGACGGCAGCGTATCCGAGGTCAAGACGTTCCGGACCGCGAACCGCAGCAACAATTGA
- a CDS encoding TfoX/Sxy family protein → MDREFLIDLFADFGPVTIRKMFSGYGISADGINFALSLRAGLFLRADEQTIPDFEAEGSKPFQYSTRAKTVLVNSYWELPARLFDDSQELAQWARAALAAAQRAKVKKRPKKKAAAKKSLAKKAAKKTVRRVGKAKRAHGSK, encoded by the coding sequence ATGGACCGCGAATTCCTGATCGACCTGTTCGCCGATTTTGGCCCGGTTACAATCCGCAAGATGTTTTCCGGTTACGGCATCTCCGCCGACGGCATCAATTTCGCGCTGTCCCTGCGTGCCGGCCTGTTCCTCCGCGCCGACGAGCAGACGATCCCCGACTTTGAAGCGGAAGGCTCAAAGCCGTTCCAGTATTCGACCCGCGCCAAGACCGTGCTGGTGAATTCCTATTGGGAGCTGCCGGCGCGTCTGTTCGACGATTCCCAGGAGCTGGCGCAATGGGCGAGGGCGGCGCTTGCCGCCGCCCAGCGCGCCAAGGTGAAGAAGCGGCCGAAGAAGAAAGCTGCGGCGAAGAAGTCCTTAGCGAAGAAGGCTGCCAAGAAGACGGTGCGTAGGGTGGGTAAAGCGAAACGTGCGCACGGTTCGAAATAA
- a CDS encoding DEAD/DEAH box helicase: MSFSNLGLSEKVLAAVAATGYTNPTPIQEQAIPHVLARKDVLGIAQTGTGKTAAFVLPMLTILEKGRARARMPRTLILEPTRELAAQVKENFDRYGAGQKLNVALLIGGVSFGDQDAKLTRGVDVLIATPGRLLDHTERGGLLLTGVELLVIDEADRMLDMGFIPDIERICKLVPFTRQTLFFTATMPPEIRRITEAFLHNPQKVEVSKPATTAVTVTQSQVPAGREAHEKRELLRRLLREAKDLKNAIIFCNRKREVAIVHKSLQKHGFSVGALHGDMDQPARMAALDQFRKGELPLLVASDVAARGLDIPEVSHVFNFDVPHHADDYVHRIGRTGRAGRTGTAISIVTPLDQKSMAAIEKLIGQSIPRAEGDYEIHAEAGDSAERPREQRGRERSRGGRGKSPRERGQRGHDRERSHEPRGETRSSTEARPAREARPSSEPRHGSRPQGNHSHVPSIGRPEPRRQREADTEPGDHSHLPAFLLRPVRSPAGA, translated from the coding sequence ATGTCCTTTTCCAATCTCGGACTGTCCGAAAAAGTCCTCGCCGCAGTGGCGGCCACCGGTTACACCAACCCCACCCCTATTCAGGAACAGGCGATCCCTCACGTCCTCGCACGCAAGGACGTGCTCGGCATCGCCCAGACCGGCACCGGCAAGACCGCAGCCTTCGTGCTGCCGATGCTCACCATCCTCGAGAAGGGTCGCGCCCGCGCGCGTATGCCGCGCACGCTGATCCTGGAGCCGACCCGCGAGCTTGCGGCGCAGGTGAAGGAAAACTTCGACCGCTACGGCGCAGGCCAGAAACTCAACGTCGCCCTGCTGATCGGCGGCGTCTCCTTCGGCGACCAGGATGCCAAGCTGACGCGCGGCGTCGACGTGCTGATCGCCACCCCGGGCCGTCTGCTCGACCATACCGAGCGCGGCGGCCTGCTGCTCACCGGCGTCGAGCTGCTCGTCATCGACGAAGCGGACCGGATGCTGGACATGGGCTTCATCCCCGACATCGAGCGCATCTGCAAGCTCGTCCCGTTCACGCGGCAGACCCTGTTCTTCACCGCGACCATGCCGCCGGAAATCCGGCGCATCACCGAGGCCTTCCTGCACAATCCGCAGAAGGTCGAGGTCTCCAAGCCCGCCACCACCGCCGTCACCGTGACGCAGTCGCAGGTGCCCGCCGGCCGCGAGGCGCATGAGAAGCGGGAGCTGCTGCGCCGCCTCTTGCGCGAGGCCAAGGATCTCAAGAACGCGATTATCTTCTGCAATCGCAAGCGCGAGGTCGCGATCGTTCACAAATCGCTTCAGAAGCACGGCTTCAGCGTCGGCGCGCTGCACGGCGACATGGACCAGCCCGCCCGCATGGCCGCGCTCGACCAGTTCCGCAAGGGCGAGCTGCCCCTCCTCGTCGCCTCCGACGTCGCCGCCCGCGGCCTCGACATTCCCGAGGTCAGCCACGTCTTCAATTTCGACGTCCCTCATCATGCGGACGACTATGTGCACCGGATCGGCCGCACCGGCCGCGCCGGCCGTACCGGCACCGCGATCTCGATCGTGACGCCGCTCGACCAGAAGTCCATGGCCGCGATCGAGAAGCTGATCGGCCAGAGCATCCCGCGCGCCGAGGGCGACTACGAAATCCACGCGGAAGCCGGCGATTCGGCCGAGCGCCCGCGCGAGCAGCGCGGCCGTGAGCGTTCCCGCGGCGGACGCGGCAAGTCGCCCCGTGAACGCGGCCAGCGCGGCCACGATCGTGAACGCAGCCACGAGCCGCGCGGCGAGACCCGGTCTTCAACCGAAGCGCGGCCGGCACGCGAGGCGAGGCCGTCGTCGGAGCCACGTCACGGCTCCCGCCCCCAGGGCAATCATTCGCATGTGCCGTCGATCGGTCGCCCCGAGCCGCGCCGCCAACGCGAGGCCGACACCGAGCCCGGCGATCATTCGCATCTCCCCGCGTTTCTGCTGCGCCCGGTCCGCTCCCCGGCCGGCGCCTGA
- a CDS encoding SUF system Fe-S cluster assembly protein, with the protein MSDTAEIKANPMETHSALPPEETERLTREIIAGLKTVFDPEIPADIYELGLIYKVEIKDDRSVDVQMTLTTPNCPAAGELPTMVENAVASVPGVGVVDVKVVWEPAWTPERMSDEARLVLNMW; encoded by the coding sequence ATGAGTGACACGGCCGAAATCAAAGCCAATCCGATGGAAACCCATTCGGCGTTGCCGCCGGAGGAGACCGAGCGGCTGACGCGTGAGATCATCGCCGGGCTCAAGACCGTTTTCGACCCGGAAATCCCGGCGGACATCTACGAGCTCGGCCTGATCTACAAGGTCGAGATCAAGGACGATCGTTCCGTCGACGTGCAGATGACGCTGACGACGCCGAACTGTCCGGCTGCCGGCGAGCTGCCGACCATGGTCGAGAATGCGGTCGCCAGCGTCCCCGGCGTCGGCGTGGTCGACGTCAAGGTCGTCTGGGAGCCGGCCTGGACGCCGGAGCGCATGAGCGACGAGGCCCGCCTCGTACTCAACATGTGGTGA
- a CDS encoding helix-turn-helix transcriptional regulator, with amino-acid sequence MYRWCTDEVEPLERFDYWREVRAKGLFGVTAELDRERRGDFHGEFSLSQVGGGGLVELKASSYAVERSHADIDRAPGDSICVYQQLGGGGWFGGMRSSDFAIANGSFATSHTDLPYRTRPLGASGFHLRILKIPVRGLATQDKRMRELAPKPFSDPALHALLDACFADLGEAAANEASSDSAPLVQALGHLALIERGIVRPGSRRGQAALRTARLSLARRLIARHLQDPDLAPTRVADLLGVSVRHLHMLFEAAERSFSQTVTEERLKRSRLLMREAPERLIADIAAACGFESLATYYRVFNAAYGMAPGDFRTKAAGLR; translated from the coding sequence GTGTATCGCTGGTGCACCGACGAGGTCGAGCCGCTCGAACGCTTCGATTATTGGCGCGAGGTTCGCGCCAAGGGGCTGTTCGGGGTTACGGCGGAACTCGATCGCGAACGGCGCGGCGACTTCCATGGTGAGTTCTCGCTGAGCCAGGTCGGCGGCGGCGGACTGGTCGAGCTGAAAGCCTCGTCATACGCGGTCGAACGGAGCCATGCCGACATCGACCGCGCGCCGGGTGACAGCATCTGCGTCTACCAGCAGCTCGGTGGCGGCGGCTGGTTCGGCGGCATGCGCTCCAGCGATTTCGCGATCGCCAATGGCAGCTTCGCAACCAGCCACACCGACCTGCCCTACCGCACCAGGCCGTTGGGCGCTTCAGGCTTCCACCTGCGCATCCTGAAGATCCCCGTCCGCGGCCTTGCAACCCAGGACAAGCGCATGCGCGAGCTTGCACCAAAACCTTTTAGCGATCCCGCTCTGCACGCCCTGCTCGATGCCTGCTTTGCCGATCTCGGCGAGGCGGCCGCGAACGAAGCCTCCTCCGACTCCGCGCCGCTGGTGCAGGCGCTGGGACATTTGGCGCTGATCGAGCGCGGCATCGTCAGGCCGGGCAGCCGGCGCGGACAGGCCGCGCTCCGGACCGCCCGCTTGTCGCTGGCGCGGCGCCTGATCGCCCGCCATTTGCAGGACCCCGATCTGGCGCCGACGCGAGTGGCCGATCTGCTCGGCGTTTCCGTGCGCCATTTGCACATGCTGTTCGAGGCGGCGGAGCGCAGCTTCTCCCAGACGGTGACCGAGGAGCGGCTGAAGCGAAGCCGCCTCTTGATGCGCGAAGCGCCGGAGCGGCTGATCGCCGACATCGCCGCCGCCTGCGGCTTCGAGAGCCTGGCGACGTATTACCGGGTCTTCAACGCCGCCTATGGCATGGCGCCCGGCGATTTTCGGACCAAGGCCGCAGGGTTGCGTTAA